Proteins from a single region of Lonchura striata isolate bLonStr1 chromosome 34, bLonStr1.mat, whole genome shotgun sequence:
- the LOC144247859 gene encoding LOW QUALITY PROTEIN: uncharacterized protein LOC144247859 (The sequence of the model RefSeq protein was modified relative to this genomic sequence to represent the inferred CDS: inserted 1 base in 1 codon): MDNHIYLASATEGSQRSGQGSEVVVHKEHGDGKKPHQGLECGKSFPKRPVLVCQQRIHTDERPYKCGECGKGFTNISYLNHHQMIHTGIRPYVCGECGKGFRDSTLPIIHQAMHTGKSPYMCSECGKSFMQNFKLMVHQRIHTGEKPYKCGECGKSFSQRCNLRVHQRIHTGERXYECSECGERFQRRYSLLKHQQIHTE, encoded by the exons atggataatcatatttatctagCTTCTGCAACAGAAGGCAGCCAGAGATCTGGCCAGGGCTCTGAGGTGGTGGTCCATAAGGAGCACGGTGATGGCAAAAAGCCCCACCAgggcttggaatgtgggaagagtttcCCCAAGCGCCCCGTCCTGGTCTGCCagcagaggatccacactgatGAACGGCCCTATAAATGTGGAGAATGTGGGAAAGGCTTCACAAACATCTCTTACCTGAATCatcaccagatgatccacacaGGGATACGACCCTATgtgtgtggggaatgtgggaagggcttccgTGACAGCACTCTCCCGATCATACACCAGGCAATGCACACTGGGAAAAGCCCCTACATGTGCTcagaatgtgggaagagcttcatgcAGAACTTCAAGCTGATGGtccaccagaggatccacactggagagaagccctacaagtgcgGGGAATGTGGGAAAAGCTTTAGCCAGAGATGCAACCTGAGAGtccaccagaggatccacactggggaga cttATGAGTGTTCTGAGTGTGGGGAGAGGTTTCAGAGAAGATATAGTCTCCTCAAGCATCAGCAGATTCACACAGAATAG